A window of Marinobacter salarius contains these coding sequences:
- the yhbY gene encoding ribosome assembly RNA-binding protein YhbY — MSLSPEQRREYRGIAHNLKPVIIVGDKGLTEGLQEELERALNDHELIKIKVASQDRETRQEAVAALCEASGAELVQTIGKIAVILRRAKKPNPKLSNLLRQKH, encoded by the coding sequence ATGAGTCTTTCGCCGGAACAGCGCCGGGAATACCGGGGCATCGCCCACAATCTGAAGCCCGTTATCATTGTCGGCGACAAGGGCCTGACCGAAGGGCTTCAGGAGGAACTCGAGCGGGCCCTGAACGACCACGAGCTGATCAAGATCAAGGTTGCCAGCCAGGACCGCGAAACCCGCCAGGAAGCCGTTGCCGCCCTGTGCGAAGCCTCCGGCGCGGAGCTGGTGCAGACCATCGGCAAGATCGCCGTGATCCTGCGCCGGGCGAAAAAGCCCAACCCCAAGCTGTCCAACCTGCTGCGCCAGAAACACTGA
- the folP gene encoding dihydropteroate synthase: MQINFAGRILDMSGCHVMGILNVTPDSFSDGGRYTTAEIALARAREMVADGAAFIDVGGESTRPGATPVSVEEELERVCPVVEAIARDLDVVVSVDTSSPEVMAEVVKLGAGMINDVRALQRDGAPEVVASAGVPVCVMHIQGEPDTMQDDPRYRNVRREVSSFLTERMRVIEKAGVRPDNIILDPGFGFGKSPQHNLQLLASLEQLQLLGHPILVGMSRKSMLGHITGRDVSERLPASLAAATISAMKGASIIRVHDVRETVDAVKVVTAMEEAGR; this comes from the coding sequence ATGCAGATAAACTTTGCGGGCAGGATTCTGGATATGTCCGGCTGCCACGTCATGGGGATCCTGAATGTGACGCCGGACTCCTTTTCGGATGGAGGTCGGTACACTACCGCTGAGATTGCCCTGGCAAGGGCCCGTGAGATGGTGGCGGACGGTGCGGCTTTTATTGATGTGGGTGGTGAGTCCACACGGCCAGGCGCTACGCCGGTGTCTGTCGAGGAAGAGCTTGAGCGAGTGTGTCCGGTGGTAGAGGCGATTGCCCGTGATTTGGACGTTGTCGTTTCGGTCGATACCAGTTCGCCCGAGGTTATGGCGGAGGTGGTGAAGCTCGGTGCCGGGATGATTAACGACGTCAGGGCGCTGCAACGGGATGGCGCGCCCGAGGTGGTGGCAAGCGCTGGAGTGCCGGTGTGTGTCATGCACATTCAGGGCGAACCGGATACCATGCAGGATGATCCTCGCTACCGGAATGTGCGGCGGGAGGTCAGTTCGTTTCTTACCGAGCGAATGCGGGTGATAGAGAAAGCCGGTGTGCGGCCAGATAACATCATCCTTGATCCTGGTTTCGGTTTTGGCAAGTCTCCGCAGCACAACCTTCAGTTACTGGCCTCGCTGGAACAGCTGCAGTTGCTAGGGCACCCGATTCTGGTGGGCATGTCCCGCAAGAGCATGCTGGGCCATATCACCGGTCGTGATGTCAGTGAACGCTTGCCCGCAAGCCTCGCTGCCGCGACAATATCCGCCATGAAGGGCGCATCCATCATTCGCGTCCACGATGTCAGGGAAACAGTCGATGCCGTTAAAGTGGTGACGGCAATGGAGGAAGCTGGACGATGA
- the greA gene encoding transcription elongation factor GreA — MADRVPMTKAGEIRLREELQKLKSEDRPRVIAAISDAREHGDLKENAEYHAAREQQSFIEGRIQEIEGKLSAAQVIDVNSIENTGKVIFGTTVRMLNVDTDEQVSYQIVGEDEADIKAGKLSISSPIARALVGKSEGDVVAVRVPSGTVEYEIEQVEHI; from the coding sequence ATGGCTGACAGAGTACCCATGACAAAGGCGGGCGAAATCCGCCTACGTGAGGAACTTCAGAAACTGAAGTCCGAAGATCGTCCCCGGGTGATCGCGGCTATTTCCGATGCCCGCGAACACGGCGACCTGAAAGAGAACGCGGAATACCACGCCGCTCGGGAGCAGCAGAGCTTTATCGAAGGGCGTATCCAGGAAATCGAGGGCAAGCTGTCCGCAGCCCAGGTAATCGACGTCAACAGCATCGAAAACACCGGCAAGGTGATCTTCGGCACCACCGTGCGAATGCTTAATGTCGATACCGACGAGCAGGTCAGCTACCAGATCGTTGGTGAGGATGAGGCAGATATCAAGGCCGGAAAGCTGTCCATTTCCTCGCCGATCGCGCGGGCGCTGGTGGGTAAAAGCGAGGGTGACGTGGTTGCCGTGCGTGTGCCTTCGGGAACCGTTGAGTATGAAATCGAGCAGGTAGAGCACATCTGA
- the secG gene encoding preprotein translocase subunit SecG has protein sequence MDWVETLVVVLHVLIAVALVTLVLLQQGKGANAGAAFGGGASQTVFGSEGSSSFLTRATTLLAIVFFVTSFSLAVFAKQRAEVAGEAGIPVVQESPAESDAGQAEGESATEGEDGRGDENKLPELE, from the coding sequence ATGGATTGGGTCGAAACACTGGTTGTCGTTCTGCACGTGCTCATTGCGGTGGCGCTGGTGACGCTGGTCCTGCTCCAGCAGGGTAAGGGTGCCAATGCCGGTGCTGCATTTGGTGGTGGCGCCTCCCAGACCGTGTTTGGCAGCGAGGGCAGCAGTAGCTTTCTGACCCGTGCCACAACTTTGCTGGCTATCGTATTTTTTGTAACGAGTTTTTCGCTGGCTGTATTTGCCAAGCAGCGTGCCGAAGTGGCAGGTGAGGCGGGTATTCCTGTAGTCCAGGAGTCACCGGCCGAATCGGATGCCGGGCAGGCTGAGGGTGAATCAGCGACAGAAGGCGAAGACGGGCGCGGGGATGAAAATAAACTCCCCGAGCTCGAGTAA
- the ftsH gene encoding ATP-dependent zinc metalloprotease FtsH, with protein sequence MNDMAKNLVLWLIIAAVLLMVFQNFTPTTSGQQVNYSQFVEMVQDGQVRQVTIDGLQVQGTRGDGSQFQTVRPQVSDNKLMDDLLANNVEVIGKEPERQSLWTQLLVAAFPILIIIALFVFFMRQMQGGGGGKGPMSFGKSKARLMSEDQIKTTFGDVAGVDEAKEDVKELVDFLRDPSKFQRLGGSIPKGVLMVGQPGTGKTLLAKAIAGEAKVPFFSISGSDFVEMFVGVGASRVRDMFEQAKKQSPCIIFIDEIDAVGRHRGAGMGGGHDEREQTLNQLLVEMDGFEGNEGVIVIAATNRPDVLDPALLRPGRFDRQVVVGLPDIIGREQILKVHMKKVPLADGVEPVLIARGTPGFSGADLANLVNEAALFAARRNQRLVSMEEFELAKDKIMMGAERKSMVMSEKEKRNTAYHESGHAIVGRLMPEHDPVYKVSIIPRGRALGVTMFLPEEDKYSHSKRFLISSICSLFGGRIAEELTLGFDGVTTGASNDIERATSLARNMVTRWGLSEKLGPLQYDTDSEEPFLGRSAGQAQTVYSPETAQRIDEEVRNIIDSCYEKAKQLLVDNRDKLDLMADALMKYETIDRYQIDDIMEGRDPRPPKGWGDSGPSGGVPADEPEQAPAPKGSDDGRQPGVGRPAGEH encoded by the coding sequence TTGAACGATATGGCAAAAAATCTGGTTCTCTGGCTGATTATAGCCGCCGTACTGCTGATGGTGTTTCAGAATTTCACACCCACCACCAGCGGGCAACAGGTCAATTATTCGCAGTTTGTGGAAATGGTGCAGGACGGACAGGTCCGTCAGGTCACCATTGATGGTCTGCAGGTTCAGGGTACCCGTGGTGACGGCTCCCAGTTCCAGACTGTCCGCCCACAGGTGTCCGACAATAAGCTGATGGATGATCTGCTGGCCAACAACGTGGAAGTCATCGGCAAGGAACCGGAGCGTCAAAGCCTCTGGACCCAGCTGTTGGTGGCTGCCTTCCCAATTCTTATTATCATCGCGCTGTTCGTGTTCTTTATGCGGCAGATGCAAGGCGGTGGCGGTGGCAAAGGCCCCATGTCCTTTGGCAAGAGTAAAGCCCGCCTGATGAGTGAGGATCAGATCAAAACCACCTTTGGTGACGTTGCCGGTGTCGACGAGGCCAAGGAAGACGTCAAGGAGTTGGTGGATTTCCTGCGGGACCCCAGCAAGTTCCAGCGTCTTGGTGGCAGTATCCCCAAGGGTGTACTGATGGTGGGTCAGCCGGGTACCGGTAAGACCCTGCTCGCCAAGGCGATTGCCGGTGAGGCCAAGGTGCCATTCTTCTCAATCTCCGGTTCGGACTTCGTGGAAATGTTCGTGGGCGTGGGTGCCTCCCGTGTCCGTGATATGTTCGAGCAGGCCAAGAAACAGAGCCCCTGTATCATCTTCATCGACGAGATCGATGCCGTTGGCCGCCATCGTGGCGCTGGCATGGGCGGCGGTCACGACGAGCGTGAGCAGACACTGAACCAGTTGCTGGTAGAGATGGACGGCTTCGAGGGTAACGAAGGCGTTATCGTGATTGCCGCCACCAACCGTCCGGACGTACTGGACCCGGCGTTGCTCCGCCCAGGTCGCTTTGACCGCCAGGTCGTTGTCGGGCTGCCGGACATCATCGGTCGTGAGCAGATCCTCAAGGTGCACATGAAGAAAGTGCCTCTGGCCGATGGAGTAGAGCCTGTGTTGATTGCCCGTGGCACGCCCGGCTTCTCGGGTGCTGACCTGGCGAACCTGGTGAACGAAGCTGCGTTGTTTGCGGCCCGTCGTAACCAGCGTCTGGTCTCCATGGAAGAGTTTGAGCTCGCGAAAGACAAGATCATGATGGGCGCCGAGCGCAAATCCATGGTCATGAGCGAGAAAGAGAAGCGTAATACGGCTTACCACGAGTCCGGTCATGCCATTGTCGGGCGTCTGATGCCTGAGCATGATCCGGTCTACAAAGTCAGTATTATTCCTCGCGGCCGCGCATTGGGTGTCACAATGTTCCTGCCGGAGGAAGACAAGTACAGCCACAGCAAGCGCTTCCTGATCAGTTCCATCTGCAGTCTGTTTGGTGGCCGTATTGCCGAAGAACTGACCCTTGGTTTCGATGGAGTCACCACCGGTGCTTCCAACGATATCGAGCGGGCAACCAGCCTGGCGCGTAATATGGTCACGCGTTGGGGGCTGTCTGAGAAGCTTGGCCCGCTGCAGTACGATACAGACAGCGAAGAGCCTTTCCTCGGTCGCTCTGCCGGTCAGGCGCAAACGGTCTATTCTCCGGAAACGGCGCAGCGTATCGATGAGGAAGTTCGCAACATCATCGACAGCTGTTATGAAAAGGCGAAGCAGTTGCTCGTCGATAACCGTGACAAGCTCGACCTGATGGCCGATGCCCTGATGAAGTACGAGACCATTGATCGTTACCAGATCGATGACATCATGGAAGGCCGTGATCCCCGCCCGCCGAAAGGCTGGGGTGATAGCGGCCCCTCCGGTGGTGTTCCGGCTGATGAGCCTGAGCAGGCGCCTGCTCCGAAGGGTTCCGACGATGGTCGCCAACCGGGTGTTGGTCGACCGGCCGGTGAGCACTGA
- the nusA gene encoding transcription termination factor NusA gives MSKEILLVVESVSNEKGVEKDVIFEAIELALATAAKKRYDDEEADIRVSIDRRTGEYETFRRWLVVDNDAVPALGTELTMQEAEEIDKSLQPGDIHEEKVESVAFGRIGAQAAKQIIFQKVREAERTKIVDSYRDRVGELVSGTVKKVTRDNVIVDLGANAEALLPREHLIPRETFRMGDRVRSLLQEIRTDHRGPQLILSRTDPQMLIELFRIEVPEIAEELIEIRGAARDPGSRAKIAVKTNDRRIDPVGACVGMRGSRVQAVSNELGGERVDIVLWDDNPAQLVINAMAPAEVASIVMDEDRHTMEVAVAEDNLAQAIGRNGQNVRLATDLTSWTLNVMTEEEAGERQEQEYNSLLEHFTGNLDVDEEFAGVLIEEGFTSIEEVAYIPMEEMLAIDGFDEETVTELRRRAKDALLNQALASEEALEGAEPAEDLLAMDGMDRGLAFKLAGMGIRTMEDLAEQSVDDLLDIEGMEEERAGQLIMAARAPWFEDQA, from the coding sequence ATGAGTAAAGAGATCTTGCTGGTGGTTGAATCCGTCTCGAACGAGAAAGGTGTCGAGAAGGACGTGATCTTCGAAGCAATCGAGCTGGCACTCGCCACCGCTGCCAAAAAACGCTACGACGACGAGGAAGCGGACATCCGCGTTTCCATCGATCGCCGCACCGGCGAATATGAAACGTTTCGTCGCTGGCTGGTGGTTGATAACGATGCGGTTCCTGCTTTGGGCACCGAGCTGACCATGCAGGAAGCGGAAGAAATCGACAAGAGTCTGCAGCCCGGCGATATCCACGAAGAGAAAGTGGAATCCGTTGCCTTCGGCCGTATTGGTGCCCAGGCAGCGAAACAGATCATATTCCAGAAAGTGCGGGAAGCCGAGCGCACCAAGATTGTCGACAGCTACCGGGATCGCGTGGGTGAGCTCGTCTCTGGCACCGTAAAGAAAGTGACACGTGACAACGTCATCGTGGATCTGGGTGCCAACGCCGAAGCCTTGCTGCCCCGTGAACACCTGATTCCCCGTGAAACGTTCCGTATGGGCGATCGTGTGCGCTCTCTGCTGCAGGAAATCCGTACCGATCATCGCGGCCCGCAGCTGATTCTGAGCCGTACCGATCCGCAGATGCTGATCGAACTGTTCCGCATTGAGGTGCCGGAAATCGCGGAGGAGCTGATTGAGATTCGTGGCGCAGCCCGGGATCCAGGCTCCCGCGCCAAGATTGCGGTCAAGACCAACGACCGCCGGATTGATCCGGTGGGTGCCTGCGTGGGCATGCGTGGTTCACGAGTACAGGCAGTTTCCAACGAGTTGGGTGGCGAGCGTGTGGATATCGTGCTGTGGGACGACAATCCCGCGCAACTGGTCATCAATGCCATGGCACCGGCGGAAGTGGCGTCCATCGTCATGGACGAGGACCGCCATACCATGGAAGTGGCAGTAGCTGAGGACAATCTGGCCCAGGCGATTGGCCGGAATGGTCAGAATGTTCGGTTGGCGACGGACCTTACCAGCTGGACGCTGAACGTCATGACAGAAGAGGAAGCAGGTGAGCGTCAGGAGCAGGAGTATAATTCTCTGCTCGAGCACTTCACCGGCAATCTGGATGTGGACGAAGAATTTGCAGGTGTCCTCATTGAGGAAGGGTTTACCTCCATTGAGGAGGTAGCGTACATCCCCATGGAAGAGATGCTTGCCATTGACGGTTTTGATGAAGAAACCGTGACCGAATTGCGTCGCCGTGCCAAGGATGCCCTGTTGAATCAGGCCCTGGCCAGTGAAGAGGCGCTAGAGGGCGCTGAGCCCGCAGAAGATCTTCTCGCAATGGACGGTATGGATCGTGGCCTGGCTTTCAAGCTGGCCGGTATGGGGATTCGTACCATGGAAGATCTTGCAGAGCAGTCGGTTGACGACTTGCTCGACATTGAAGGAATGGAAGAAGAGCGTGCCGGCCAGTTGATTATGGCAGCACGCGCCCCCTGGTTTGAAGACCAGGCTTAA
- the rimP gene encoding ribosome maturation factor RimP has product MSAKLKQLEELLRPIVEGLGYEFWGIEFRSQGHHSLLRIFIDDAENGIGIEDCEKVSRQASGVMDVEDPIQTEYTLEVSSPGMDRPLFRLEQYEAFAGHQVQIKLRMAFEGRRKFQGLIKGIEGEDVVVVVDDHEYLLPFDSIEKANIVPVFE; this is encoded by the coding sequence TTGTCAGCCAAGTTGAAGCAGCTGGAAGAATTGCTCAGGCCCATTGTGGAAGGCCTGGGTTACGAGTTTTGGGGCATTGAATTTCGCTCCCAGGGACACCATTCCCTGTTGAGAATTTTTATTGACGATGCTGAAAACGGCATCGGCATTGAAGACTGTGAGAAAGTCAGTCGCCAGGCCAGCGGCGTAATGGATGTGGAAGACCCCATTCAGACGGAGTATACCCTGGAGGTATCTTCTCCGGGCATGGACCGGCCGTTGTTCCGTCTGGAGCAATATGAGGCATTCGCAGGCCACCAGGTCCAGATCAAATTACGAATGGCATTTGAGGGGCGTCGCAAGTTTCAGGGCCTGATTAAAGGCATTGAAGGTGAAGACGTTGTCGTGGTTGTTGATGATCACGAATACCTGTTGCCATTCGATAGCATCGAGAAAGCCAACATCGTTCCGGTATTTGAGTAA
- the rlmE gene encoding 23S rRNA (uridine(2552)-2'-O)-methyltransferase RlmE has protein sequence MARSKTSDRWLKEHFDDVWVKKSREDGYRSRASYKLIELDNKDRLFRPGQTVVDLGAAPGGWSQVAVERVGDDGTVVASDILEMSPIAGVAFVQGDFTEQSVLDELLDLLGDRRADVVISDMAPNMSGMAAVDIPNAMGLVELALDMAQQVLKPGGVFVAKVFQGEGFDALLAEMRKSFGTVVSRKPDSSRARSREIYQVCKGFKG, from the coding sequence TTGGCTCGCTCGAAAACCAGTGACCGCTGGCTGAAGGAACATTTTGATGATGTCTGGGTCAAAAAGTCTCGGGAAGACGGCTATCGTTCGCGGGCCAGTTACAAGCTGATTGAGCTCGATAACAAAGACCGCCTGTTCCGGCCCGGGCAGACAGTTGTGGATTTGGGTGCTGCGCCTGGCGGCTGGTCCCAGGTTGCGGTTGAGCGGGTTGGTGACGATGGCACGGTGGTCGCCAGCGATATTCTCGAGATGAGCCCGATTGCAGGTGTGGCGTTTGTTCAGGGCGATTTTACCGAGCAGTCAGTGCTGGACGAATTGCTGGATTTACTGGGTGATCGCCGCGCTGACGTTGTAATTTCGGATATGGCACCCAATATGAGTGGTATGGCGGCAGTGGATATTCCTAACGCCATGGGTTTGGTGGAGCTGGCGCTGGATATGGCGCAGCAAGTCCTGAAGCCCGGTGGCGTGTTTGTCGCCAAGGTATTTCAGGGAGAGGGATTTGATGCCCTGCTGGCTGAAATGCGTAAAAGTTTTGGCACCGTTGTCAGCAGGAAGCCTGACTCCTCCCGCGCAAGATCGAGGGAGATTTATCAGGTGTGCAAGGGATTTAAGGGCTGA
- the glmM gene encoding phosphoglucosamine mutase produces MSDRKYFGTDGIRGRVGEFPITPEFMLRLGWAAGQAFKRDGQRNSVLIGKDTRLSGYMFESALEAGLSAAGVDVKLLGPMPTPAIAYLTRTFRASAGIVISASHNPHHDNGIKFFSPAGTKLDDALETEIEKWLDKPIEVCGSKELGKAFRVDDAPGRYVEFCKSTVPNEFSLEGLHIVLDCAHGATYHVAPKVFRELGAKISVVGGEPDGLNINLNVGSTHMGSLSKAVLEKQADLGIAFDGDGDRVLMVDRDGSEVDGDELLYVIAAQRHAAGTLKGGVVGTLMTNLGVELALREQGIDFERAKVGDRYVMERLIDRGWLLGGEGSGHMVIRDCTSTGDGIVSALQVLLAIRRAGSSLADLRQGMSKLPQKMINVRVDQRFDPLGRDDIVRAVESAEARLGGGGRVLLRASGTEPLIRVMTEGQDEAQIVKIAEELAVVVENSRA; encoded by the coding sequence ATGAGCGACAGAAAATATTTCGGCACGGACGGTATCCGGGGCCGGGTGGGCGAATTTCCAATAACCCCCGAATTTATGCTGCGCCTGGGTTGGGCTGCGGGGCAGGCCTTCAAGCGGGATGGGCAGCGTAACAGTGTGCTGATTGGTAAAGACACCCGTCTTTCGGGCTATATGTTCGAATCCGCCCTTGAGGCAGGTTTGTCCGCGGCCGGAGTGGACGTGAAGTTGCTCGGGCCCATGCCCACCCCTGCGATCGCCTACTTGACCCGAACCTTTCGCGCCTCCGCGGGTATTGTCATCAGTGCGTCCCATAATCCGCACCACGACAACGGTATCAAGTTTTTCTCCCCCGCTGGGACCAAGCTGGATGATGCTCTGGAAACAGAGATCGAGAAGTGGCTGGATAAGCCCATTGAGGTCTGCGGCTCGAAAGAGTTAGGCAAGGCGTTCCGGGTTGATGACGCACCAGGCCGATACGTTGAGTTCTGTAAGAGTACGGTACCCAACGAGTTTTCACTCGAAGGACTTCATATTGTCCTGGATTGCGCGCACGGTGCTACCTACCACGTTGCCCCGAAAGTGTTCCGTGAGTTGGGAGCGAAGATTTCTGTGGTAGGGGGCGAGCCTGATGGTCTGAATATCAATCTTAATGTCGGTTCCACTCACATGGGATCATTGAGCAAGGCCGTTCTGGAGAAGCAGGCCGATCTCGGGATCGCCTTTGATGGCGACGGTGACCGGGTACTCATGGTGGATCGTGACGGCTCGGAAGTCGATGGCGACGAGTTGCTCTACGTGATCGCCGCGCAACGTCATGCCGCCGGAACCTTGAAAGGGGGCGTTGTGGGCACCCTGATGACCAATCTGGGCGTTGAGTTGGCGCTCAGGGAGCAGGGTATTGATTTCGAGCGTGCCAAAGTCGGCGACCGTTACGTCATGGAGCGGCTTATCGACCGGGGCTGGCTGCTCGGCGGTGAAGGTTCCGGCCATATGGTCATCCGGGATTGCACCAGCACTGGTGACGGTATTGTGTCTGCGCTCCAGGTATTGTTGGCCATTCGTCGCGCAGGTAGCTCCCTGGCAGACCTTCGCCAGGGTATGAGCAAGTTGCCTCAGAAGATGATCAATGTGCGGGTCGACCAGCGTTTTGATCCTCTCGGGCGTGACGATATTGTCAGGGCCGTGGAGTCGGCGGAGGCCAGGCTGGGTGGCGGTGGTCGCGTGCTGCTGAGGGCGTCGGGCACCGAGCCTCTGATCCGGGTAATGACGGAAGGGCAGGATGAGGCACAAATCGTGAAAATTGCCGAGGAACTGGCTGTTGTGGTTGAGAATTCCCGGGCATGA
- the tpiA gene encoding triose-phosphate isomerase: MRRKIVAGNWKMNGSKDLVSNLVGQVRSELAAFDNGVEAVIIPPALYVGDVAEQAGDKLAVGVQNVACWDSGAYTGEISAAMAKDCGCGFTLVGHSERRQLFGETDEQVATKVGQALTSGLVAVVCVGETLEERDAGKAESVVSRQVRKALVDVGSESWQQVVIAYEPVWAIGTGKTATADDAQTMHAAIRDVLKSLGAPADEISLLYGGSVKADNAAALFAQPDIDGGLIGGASLDANDFVSICRAVPGKS; encoded by the coding sequence ATGCGCCGTAAGATTGTCGCCGGCAACTGGAAAATGAACGGGTCGAAAGACTTGGTAAGCAATCTGGTTGGTCAAGTCCGGTCCGAATTAGCAGCGTTTGATAATGGTGTGGAGGCTGTTATTATTCCTCCCGCCCTGTATGTTGGCGATGTTGCTGAGCAGGCTGGCGATAAGCTGGCTGTTGGTGTTCAGAATGTAGCGTGCTGGGATTCAGGCGCCTACACCGGGGAAATCTCCGCGGCGATGGCAAAAGATTGCGGCTGTGGTTTTACCTTGGTCGGGCATTCGGAGCGCAGGCAGCTCTTCGGCGAAACCGATGAGCAGGTTGCCACCAAGGTCGGGCAGGCCCTGACGTCAGGGTTGGTCGCTGTTGTTTGCGTTGGCGAGACCCTCGAAGAACGTGATGCGGGCAAGGCTGAAAGTGTCGTGTCGCGACAGGTTCGCAAAGCCCTCGTCGACGTTGGCAGTGAGTCATGGCAGCAGGTTGTGATTGCCTATGAGCCAGTTTGGGCCATAGGAACGGGTAAAACCGCAACCGCTGATGATGCTCAGACCATGCATGCCGCTATCCGCGATGTGTTGAAGTCCCTTGGGGCTCCGGCGGATGAGATATCGCTGCTTTACGGCGGCAGTGTAAAAGCGGATAATGCCGCGGCGCTTTTTGCTCAGCCGGACATCGATGGCGGGTTGATTGGTGGCGCGTCATTGGATGCAAACGATTTTGTAAGTATTTGCCGGGCGGTGCCAGGCAAGTCTTGA